aggcgccgcctacttaatactttattttcgtctcacttgccttagcctcctgagcagttgggaccacaggcgccaaccacaatgcctggctatttttagagacagggtctcactcttgctcaggcttgtctggaactcctgagctcaagggacccacccaccttggcctcctagagtacaggataataggggtgagccacctcaccaaacctgtattttgttaaatgaaattagtaaaatgttttgtgaaagaaaatgcttattaacatttctgtataatatgtatgttatttttttaatttccttttcctttatttcccttACAGGGTTTTAGACAAAATCAAAAAGAAGGACGGTATTCACATTCCAGTTAAGGAGTAAGTTCCATCATTATAAAAGTTAATCTTACTTTTGTATAAATTTTAATggtttgtgaaaaataaatgtttttgaacattaaaaaaattgaaagtcgAAAGCTTAATGTAACACAACATTAAAGAGATTTTGATGCCAAAGGTATTAGATAAAAGATTGAGGTCTGTGTCTCCCCTAGCATTCTCATGGTGTCAAAGTGTCATCTCAGCAAATACTTGCTAGTTGGTTGTGTGGAAGAAACACACTTCTCTAATAAAGAGATCCTTAGAGTCTGATTACATTTTGCATCACTAGCAATCAGATcatggggcattttttttttgatttgtgaTGCTGTGTGTAGTGTATTTCCTATGAAGTGTTCTCACCAAAAAAGTTTAACTGGAATTTAGTCAAGCCTTTAGATCTAATTTCATGTTTGCAGGAAATACTGAGGATAGAGCAACAAGTTAAATGGCACCACTAAAGAAATGATCAGACAGGTCCAGAATGTGGAATGCTGTAGAAGATAATGGCCTTGTTTCTTCAAAATATCAGAgttgggaaggaaaaaaggaggtgCGAATGGGTAACTGTTCTGGATTTAAAGTTGCTTAAGAGACATAACCAAATGCAATGTGGAATCCTTGATTGGACCCTATTTTAAAAAACACCTGACTTCAGGTAGGGGAAATTGAGAAAATGAATATGGACTGGATTTTAAATGATATTAGACAATTATTGCTAATTGTATGAGCTGTGAGAAGGATGTTGTAGTTTAGAAGGttgtagttctcaaccttcctaattccacgaacctttaatacagtccaaaggggctGCGACCCACAGGGTAAGAACCGCTGTTTTAGaagaatgttttaatttgcatactcaaatattttttgaatgaattgtTACAGTGtctccaaaatattttgaaatggtttAGCAAAACATATGTGTGAAGCATAAATGGCAGAATGTTAATGACTAACTGGTGTGTATGTGGATGTTCcctgtgctatttttttctattttctgtatgtttaaaatatataataaaaatacttgattttttaaaaattaggtatgTGTCTGTCATTTATTCCCTTTTTTGCTTATTACTTTACACTTTTCACCCATATTCATCCATATTTTGATATGAATGTCATCATAGCATTCTGCGTGTGTGTATCCCCTCTTAATGtcacatttttttgtctttatgtgTTCTTTCTGTCAAATGTTCACCTATAGTATGCAAGTGTTCCTTTGTGCAATAGTTTTTgccatggctcagcgcctgtggctcaagcggctaaggcgccagccacatacacctaagctagcaggttcgaatccagcctaggctcgccaaacaacaatgatggcagcaaccaaaaaatagccgggcgttgtggcaggtgcctgtagtcccagctgctcgggaggctgaggcaggagaatcaggtaagcccaagagttagaggttgctgtgagctgtgtgacgccacggcactctacccgagggcggtacagtgagactctgtctctataaaaaataaataaataaaaggataaataggggcggcgcctgtggctcagtgagtagggcgccggccccatatgccgagggtggcgggttcaaacccggccccggatgaactgcaaccaaaaaatagctgggcgttgtagcgggcgcctgtagtcccagctacttgggaggctgaggcaagagaatcgcttaagcccaggagttggaggttgctgtgagctgtgtgatgccacggcactcaacccgaggggcataaagtgacactctgtctctacaaaaaaaaaaaaaaaaaaaaaaggataaataaaaacaatcaggCAGAGAATAGAATGAGATAGGGAAACTACCTAGTCCAGGCAAAAAAGTGTACAAAGCCAGAAGCATTAGGGCATGGTGTGTTTAGAAACATAAGGTAGttcaaatgtcttatttttattgccatccaatgttcttttttttgggacagagtctcaagctgtcatcctgggtagagtgctctggcatctcagctcacagcagcctcaaactcttgggctcaagcgattctcttgcctcagcctctcaagtagctgggactacaggtgcccgccacaacgcctgactttttttgttgtagttgtcattgtttggcaggcctgggctggattcaaacctgccaattCCGGcatacatggctggcaccctagctactgagccacagccgctgaGCTGCCACCCAATGTTCTTATCTGCCATCTCCATTCATGTAATTTCTCATCTTTGAACAGGCGCTCTACTTATTACATAGTTTTTcatgttatattatttttatttatagcataTCTGTTTCCTCTATCATTAGAGGAAAGGTACTACATCTTCACTGCATTTACAGTATATGGCAATTTTTTGAAGGTTGGAGCAGAGGCTGAAAGGACTGTCAAAGGACAAAGGTGGgtgacccacccaccttggcctcctagagtaaggaagagaaaatgatacATGGAAGGAAATTTAAGAGTTATTTtcaggcagtgcccgtagctcagtggatagggcactggccatatacactgaggctggcaggttcaagcccagcacgaggccagccaaacaacaatgacagctacaacaaaaaaaaaaatagccgggcgtgtggcaggcacctgtagtcccagctactcgggaggctgagataagagactcgcctaagcccaagagctgcaggttgctgtgagctttcatgccatggtactctaccaaaggcgacaaagcgagactctgtctctaagaaaaaaaaaaaaaatgggtattttCTAACTTATGAATTTAGAATGGTCAGAAAACTATTACCTATCTAGTAGGACTGAAATTCTGGACACCAGCATACATGTACACAAATCAACTGCAACACCTGGACTAATCTGAAATCACATTTCATATTGTGATTTGAGTATAAAATCACATATTCATAGTCATAAGAAAATCTTATGTATTGCATGTATATTGCACTCTCAAAAGCTTCTGGAATAAAAACATTTCCCCTGAACactatttctttttcacattagCACTGGATAAAGGGAAGGTGTATGTAAACTCCTCTATGCCCACTACACCAAAGCTAGTTAAATATACAGAACAGGGTCTACAAGATTACAAAATATCCCTTGGCCCACAAGAGTCATTTGGAGCCTGTGTTAAACTCAACTCTTACTTCTTGTGTAAGAAACTCATTCAAGTGCAGCAGTGGGCCGGCGCCAATCTGACAAAATCAAAGCTGCAGGAAAATGGACAGTGAGGTACAGAGAGATAGAAGGATCTTGGATTTGATTGATGATGCTTGGCTAGAAGACAAACTGCCTTATGAGGATGTTGCAATACCACTGAATGAGCTTCCTGAACCTGAACAAGACAACGGTGGCACCACAGAATCTGTCGAAGAACAGGAAATGAAGTGGACAGACTTAGCCTTCCAGTACCTCCACGAGAATGTCCCCCCCATTGGAAACTGACACTCGGCTCCTtatgaatggatttttaaaaaatacatagatacaaaatgttaaaaaaaaaaaaaactcattcaaTTCTGAAGTTAGCCATTTCTTATGTCAATTGACACTTCCTATTGTAGCTCTGAGATAAATGGTGtgcctctcctcagccctctaCCTGTTGACCCTTGATGGAGAGAGTTAGCTGTATAAACTTGATTGaaaggctgttttgtttttgttttaaatagtctcactttgtcatcctcagtagagtactattgcatcatagctcacagcaaactcaaacccttaggctcaagtgatcctcttgcctcagcctcccaagtagctgggactataagcacccaccatgacgcctggctatttttagaaatgaggtctcacttttgctcaggctgttctcaaacctgtgagctcaagctatccacctgtcacagtctcccagaatgctaggattacaggtgtgagccaccgtgcccggccaaaGGGCTGATCTTTAGTTGGGGATGGTCATTCACGGACTTCATAGGTACTGGTGATGATCTGTTTCTTAAGCTCAGTatgcaggtttgtttttttttttaattataagccttacacattttataaatattcttctctatataatagttaataaaatgtttttgataattaggtttttatttatttatttattttttgcagtttttggctggggctgggtctgaacccatcacctccagcatatggggctggcaccctactcctttgagctacaggcaccacccggatAATTAGGTTTTTAGAATTcttgacaaaaataatttttttaaatttcagattaatatgaaggtataaatgattggttacaatgcttgcatttgtgaggtaaagtccctgttgtagctgtgtcccacacccaggaggtggccatgtacccttacattgtgcccattaggtgccCACTGGCACACTAATCTCCtctctccacccttccctcctcccctattCCCCCAGCTTGATACAAAAATTTTTTGATACAGCAATTTTTAGCTTAATCTTTTATTTCTGGATGATTGGGGAGAACGGCAGTATCCATTTccagaaaatgtttaaatgtttagaTTGAGGATGCCTTTCTTTCATGACATTAAGCAATGCGATATCCTCTGCATCCAGGAGCCAACTTAGCATGTTAAGTGTGGTGAGGCGCGGCAGTCGTGACACACACTGACTCAAAGACTTTACTGTAGTGGCCTGAGGTTTGATACAGTGAGTATAATGCCTGGTGATGGTCAACTCTTGCAAGTTTGGCATGTTGTCCAGTGCTTGAAAGAAATTTCTGTATCCTTCCTCTGTGATCTTGTGATTGATTGAAAGATTTAAGTTCTCAAGTTTCTGGAAGCCTCCATCAATTGCTACCTTGGctaccaaaacaaaacattcataaaaacaaaatcacaaggACTTCTATTTCAATAGTGGTAGACTACATTATTTGCATCAACCTCCTCTCCCCACCACTACCATcactgaaagaaggaaaaatgtccAATAtaggagatttttttctttttgagacagagtctcactttgttaccctcagtagagtgctgtaacgtcatagctcacagcaacctcaaactcttgggctcaagtgattctcagtctcccacgtagctgagacaacaggcgcccgccacaacgcctattttttttttgcgacagagtctcagtatgttgcccccagtagagtgctgtggcatcacacctcacagcaacctcaaactcttgggcttaagcgattctcttgcctcagcttccccgtagctaaaactacaggtgcttggctatttttttgttgttgttgcagttgttgagCTGGCCGGGcccggatttgaaccctccaccttcattgtatgtggctggcgccataaccactgctacgggtgccaagccctggctattttttttttttttttttttgtagagacagaatctcactttatggctctcagcagagtgccatggcatcacacagctcacagcaacctccaactcctgggcttaagcgattctcttgcctcagcctcccaagcagctgggaccacaggcgcccgccacaacgcccagctattttttggttgcagttcagccggggccgggtttgaacccgccaccctcggtatatggggccggcaccttaccgactgagccacaggtgccgcccaaccctggctattttttagagacagggtcttgctctggctcaggctagtcttgaacctgtgagctcaggcaatccaccctcctcagcctcccaagtgctgggattatgggcagagtcactgcacccagccaggaaATCTTTTTTGGAATTTCTCTTTAAAAGCCCCAAAGAGCTGATGGGTTAATAAAGAACCACAAAGCCAGGCCAGGTTctctggctcacacctgtaatcctagcactctgggaggcagaggcgagtggattgcttgagctcaagttcagaccagcctgagcaagagcaagatccaactctactaaaaaaagaaaaactagctgggagtagTGTCAGGCACTTGTcctcacagctactcgggaggctgaggcaagaggattgctcaagcctaagagtttgaggttgctgtgagctatgataatgacagggcactctaccaggatgaccaagtgagactctgtctcaaaaaattttatttttattgaaaaataaaagaacagagaCTTGAAGGTTTATATAGCCTCAAATGGAAAGTCTTTTTGTACTTCCAGAGCTGTCCAGAATGAATCTAAATCCACAGGACACTAGAGGGAACAATATGACAGTGAAAATGAAGTGGGTTGAAATTTTTTTAGAGGGGAAAATGTTTCCATAGACATTGTGCAGCAGAAAGCCTGGCTTCTATAAGAGGTCAAACATTCATCTCAGGGTAGCTCACCAATTTCCATCACACTGTCATCATCCAAAGTCTGGAAAAATGAGAGGACCCGAAGATACTGAAGCTGCCGACACTGCTGGACGATCAGTTTGGCCACTTGATGAATCCCATCCCCAGTTGGAAGGATCAGTTCTTCAAGGTTCTTGAGAGAACCTAAAGTGTAGGCTATCAGAAGAGACTTTGTATATTTTTGGTTTCCACACAACAGTTACCTATAGCCTAAAACTTAACACACTGTCAGGAGGACCCCTGTAGCATAGATGCCATCCCGCTTCCTCCCCGAGGTCAGGAGGTTTAGCACACATCTCTAGACAACCTGTCCACCCTCCCTTGCTCTGAAGTCCAGGCTGCCTATCATATCTCCATTTCCTCTTAGAAGATTTTACTAGTAGGCAGGTTACTCCTAGCTCTGCCATGCCTTTGGCCACCTGCTGCTGTCATCCTGAGCAGGGGAGGGGGGATTTCCATGTCTGCCCCTCAGCACCACAACTTCGCAATccatcattcttttttgtttgtttttttgagacagggtctcgctttgtcacccttggtagcgtgcggtggcgtgtcagctcacagcaatctcaagctcttgggctcaagtgattctcttgcctcagcctctcaagtagctgggactacaggcacccacagtgccgactattttttagagatggatagtttttctatttttagcagagacagagtctcacttttgctcaggctggtctgcaactcctgagctcagttgatTCACctacctctgcttcccagagtactaggattacaggtgcaagccattGTGCCTAGCCCAATATTTCCAATTCTAATCCAATACCTCAAAGTTCTTTCTAGCCTCTTCTTTCAATATTTGTAAATTCCTTCtgcaacaatgaagaaaattggcTCTCATTACACTCAATGTATTATTTGCTTAATCAACCTTATAATGTACACAAGTCACCTCCTTGCCCCTGATCCTACCTGCGTCTGCTACCTCAGTCCCCACCCATGCTGCTGCCCccaaaggaaggggagagaaaggaaaaggaagatccAAGCCTAGCAGggggaagaaaggaatgaaggatgggagggagggaaaatgaAAGATCCAACTGATCCTAAAAGTTTGAGAAGCTCTTTGAATAGTACAGCTGTGCACTCCATAGCTCCActgcctctcttttctttttcctattagaATGTTTTTTGTGAgcatacattaatttttttattaattttttttttgagacagagtctcactttgttgcccttggtagactgccatgcatcatagctcacagcaacctcaaactcttgggctcaagtgatcctcttgcctcagcctcccaactagctgggactacaagagcctgtcacagcacccagctatctttaaagacagtgtctcactctagctcaggcaatctactcgcctcggcctcccagagtgctaggattataggcatgagccaccaagcccagcctcatACATTACATTTGTAATCATTTTTCAATCAAAAATATTTAACCTTTTTCTAAATCTAGATTTGTACatactgttttcttaattttttttttttgagacagagtctcactatgtcaccctcggtagagtgtcatggcatcacggctcacagcaacctcaaactctcgggcttaagtgattctcttgcctcaggctcccaagtagcagggCAATAATGAGCAAATATGTATTCTAGGAAGTCAGTCTGAGAACTTTGCTTTGAATGAGATCAAATATGAGGAATGTGCAAAACTAACAGTGAAGAAAGACCTTTGGAGGGTCAAAGTTGAGCATCACTGTTACTTCCTATTAATGAGCAAGGGCAGCTAATACATGTCTTATTTTATTGCAGCTAATTcaaaataggagagaaaaaataggaagagaataaagaataagtAAAAAAGAAGTTTTGTTAAACATACCAAATTTTTTAGATGTTTCCTTGTCAGGAAATTGTTGGTTATTaagatttaatattttcagagaaataaaatttggcAGAATGGCAACTACGAAAacgaaaataaaaattgagttatATTGGCTAAATCTCTCACAGCAAACAgtaacatctttaaaataaagagcatttaaaaagtgataaaattaATGTAATTCAGATTGAATAAGAATGATTAAGTAGATAGAAAAAAACTCTCCTCGGAGATCTTTGCTGGACTAGAAATGTTTAAAGTTctagaaataaatatactttGTTATTTGATGAATTCATTTAAGATTAGATACCAAGTACTATAGTTTGCTCCTTCATATCAACTGCCTTTTACAAATGTGGCTCTTTTGAAAGAGTGCTTAATCTGACTCTGCGGCTACAGAAGCATATTAAACCACAATTCTAAGATTACAACTCTTACCAAATGGGATGCTTTGAAAAAATGGTCCAGAAAACTTCATTTCTTTGAGTTTCTTGCAAGAAGAAAGTACAGTCATGAGAGACTCAAAATCCGAAAGGAAATTACATTTCAGATGGAAAACATGAAGGTTTGGAGAATTCTGAATCAATTTGACTGTAAAATATCAAgattttcagaaattaaagaagactgcAAATTTCTACCAGAATTAGccatgtaattttatttatttatttatttatttattttgagacagagtcttacttttttttttgtttgtttcagagtctcactttttcactttggtagagtgtcatggcatcatagctcatagcaacctcaaactcttgggctcaagcgattctcgtgcctcagcctccccagtagctgggactacagtgcccaccacaatgcccagctattttttagagactgggtctcactcttgctcaggtgtagactgcctgagctcaggagtttgagcctaatttattctttttttttttttttttcagcaataattaaaataagGCACCACAATGTAATGCTCTGAGAATCAGGCTACTTTGGGCTTAAGTTCGGGTTCCACAACTGACTAGCGAACAACATGAACTTGTACAAGTTACTGACCCTCTCTGGGGATCAGTTCTCTCTTCTCCAAAATGATCATTGACACTCAGTAAAGTCACCTTCAGCTTTAACAATCTAATATCTCTGCATTTGTGCATGACATTTACACAGTAAGGATATTTgtacaaagaaacataaaaggaaTAATAACTCTAAAGCAAAACCTGAATTTGATGCAAAAATTACTGAAAATGTAAGAAACTACTACCTCCAAATTCAACATCAATGAATTTTTTGCATacagattaaatgagttattatTCGTGAAGTTCTCAAAATAATTCTTAGAATGTATGAAAAAGCTCAGTAATTACAAATTATAATCAGATCCTCAAGAACTTTGTCAAATAAATTATTGGCCAAATAGCTTTTCTAACTGATACTAAAGCAAAGAAATCCAAGAGCCATTCTTACCTAGTTTAGAAAGATCAAACTCAGCTGAAATTTGGATCAATAATTTCTCCATACAGGGGAGGTCTGAGAATTCTTTAGGTATCATTGAACAAACGTTTACTTTGTCATCCAGATTCACAGATAGTTCTTTCAGGCATAGGAACTTATCCAAATTAGGAAAGATTTGGTCTGGAAAGCATCACACAATTGCCCTTTATTAACCAAAGAATtccaaatggaaattttgaaactgctgttttgttttgttttgtttacagttttttggccggggctgggtttgaacccgccaccccctgtATACGGGGCTGGCGACCTACttcttgagccgcaggcaccaccccaaaactGCTGTTTTGAttcatctatttttatattttcaaatgaaaatattccatgtaccacaaaccattttttttttaatttttaaatttttaattacctGGTTTTTGCATAATTCATCAGCAGGTTGTAGAGGCTTACAGGCCCTCACTCAGAGTCAGGCCATGCTTGTGGGTTACccaaatgtatattaaaataaataattagtgaaaaaaattcttttttagaaAGTATATATGAGAAGATATTGCCATTTGCAGTTTTACTGATTATGTACTATATAGGAAGGCCTGTGCTACGCT
This Nycticebus coucang isolate mNycCou1 chromosome 1, mNycCou1.pri, whole genome shotgun sequence DNA region includes the following protein-coding sequences:
- the LOC128584242 gene encoding anaphase-promoting complex subunit 13-like; protein product: MDSEVQRDRRILDLIDDAWLEDKLPYEDVAIPLNELPEPEQDNGGTTESVEEQEMKWTDLAFQYLHENVPPIGN